One genomic segment of Hymenobacter psoromatis includes these proteins:
- a CDS encoding Wadjet anti-phage system protein JetD domain-containing protein, which produces MISLPELRAKALRRYPRVLRAHLAGEVLFPLLIPTDKTLDRGQGHEHIHAQQRELLAHAKNRTGHGYWLTTKLNRKTGQSEIKRVEFETLTDYLSFLNKAAEFAAFESNAALTAATVPALLLLPPLPPLLLDYAAEWPDLLLVCQYFQQHPQPNQYVRNLPLALPTKFIERHQSALRQLLDWLVPEHVRAEETDFFRRFHLLLEEPGIKLRFLDAAQRLHPAVSQCSLWASEFRQLNLASQRVFIIENLTTFLSFPPVSDAVAIWGGGFAVSLLAGADWLTTKQVLYWGDIDVHGFQILARLRAYYPAAQSLLMDTATFAAHHHGGQGGDFQPAELPQLTPTEQQLYHTLLRTNARLEQERLPLSCVAAGIEQAIARL; this is translated from the coding sequence ATGATTAGCCTGCCCGAGCTACGCGCCAAGGCCCTGCGCCGCTACCCCCGCGTGCTGCGGGCGCACCTGGCCGGCGAAGTCCTGTTCCCGCTACTCATCCCGACCGATAAAACCCTGGACCGCGGCCAGGGCCACGAGCACATTCACGCCCAGCAAAGGGAGCTGCTAGCCCACGCGAAAAACCGCACGGGCCACGGATACTGGCTCACTACCAAGTTAAACCGCAAAACCGGCCAGAGTGAAATCAAGCGCGTTGAGTTTGAAACCCTAACTGACTACCTATCCTTTCTAAATAAGGCGGCCGAGTTCGCGGCTTTTGAAAGCAACGCGGCCCTAACGGCGGCTACCGTGCCCGCGCTGCTCCTGCTACCCCCCCTACCCCCCCTGCTGCTCGACTACGCCGCCGAATGGCCCGATTTGCTGCTGGTGTGCCAGTATTTTCAGCAACACCCGCAGCCCAATCAATACGTGCGCAACTTGCCGCTGGCGCTGCCTACCAAGTTCATTGAGCGGCACCAATCGGCCTTGCGCCAGCTGCTAGACTGGCTGGTTCCAGAGCACGTGCGGGCGGAAGAAACCGATTTTTTTCGGCGCTTTCATTTGCTACTGGAAGAGCCCGGCATCAAGCTGCGCTTCCTGGATGCGGCGCAGCGGCTGCACCCGGCCGTGTCGCAGTGCAGCCTGTGGGCCAGCGAGTTTCGGCAGCTAAATCTGGCCAGCCAGCGGGTATTTATTATCGAAAACCTGACGACGTTTCTCTCTTTCCCGCCCGTGTCGGATGCGGTCGCCATCTGGGGCGGCGGCTTCGCGGTGAGCCTGCTGGCCGGGGCCGACTGGCTGACTACCAAACAGGTACTTTACTGGGGCGATATTGACGTACATGGTTTCCAGATACTGGCCCGGCTGCGGGCGTACTACCCGGCGGCCCAGTCGCTGCTGATGGATACGGCCACCTTTGCCGCGCACCACCACGGCGGGCAAGGCGGCGATTTTCAGCCCGCCGAGCTACCCCAACTCACACCGACCGAGCAGCAGCTCTACCACACCCTGCTACGCACCAATGCCCGGCTGGAGCAGGAAAGGCTGCCACTAAGCTGCGTGGCAGCGGGTATCGAGCAGGCTATCGCCCGCCTGTAA
- a CDS encoding ATP-binding protein: MPSLFEAVAGPAGYRLKLLEVFNWGTFHEGDGGQDIWRLVPDGQNTLLTGSNGSGKTTLVDGLLALLVNHTKRFFNQSSGAESRSGRSEESYVEGHYGRTQDEEKQNTKPEKLRPHQRQTYSILLGVFTNPHSLPITLVQVRWFGTGGMQRKFLVAKAELNIADHIAFGTSTPWVNGLKKQFAPGAVEDFPTFAPYAAAFRRLFGMKEKALTLFNQTVGMKVIGNLDDFIRTNMLEESTAEVEFSKLMGNYQTLLLAHRALEKAKTQLALLRPVHERNHEYEDLQQRLRQTQEDERRLEPWFAQQQIRLWTAETARLDRELDRLGGLLAQQEADLETADEQRVRLAGQIDNDQIGREIKELERQVRELEKSKSTKEQALNSYNRLARQLELVADPDAGLFEANIAQAGAARQATQALQQQLGEQKYAARTAHDAQKTAFEWLEADVAQLQKSTGKVTGRVADIRQEILDAVGASPVDIPFVAEIMQVKPEEKSVWNEALEKLLHSFGRDLLVPEHLYAAVRAHVHHERDLRGKVVFHRVEDKTPRPIFPDARTVVAKLDFNPKSPFAVWAENAVAARFGYVCTEDFATFERADKAVLPSGLIRHKNRHERDDSAAHHHILGWDNRELLREYQRRGRELSAAISQAESNLRRIDQELERAAKREKDQDAFLLFNQFPKLDWQADAHHITQLTRQKEELENKNASLKTLKEQLAALRQAIDKLGKDRERTRDEFKDTEKSLQALTAEQRQQQDLVATFDAADLATPAASLAALTEPVREALTYEQFFGQKQQLERTIAQQLADLHRDKETQEKAIREAMRGFLLPGEEVLSKFTDWHSDTRELRNEMDQLAEYLDRYAQIRNEQLAELETRFRDEFNRGVTKALTDYCQSLETQHEAICDTIDEINQSLRDIDFNLNPNTYIELVRTDSRTPSIRTFREEQLKSWVPDLTLLDFTADPKEAQLVHFVAHIQPFITELQARENEKWRQQVTDVRNWSTFKAREYYRADKTLKSVYESSGSLSGGEGAQLAYTVLGAAIAHQFGIGRRAAQVARSFRFIVIDEAFSKLDEDKSKYLLNLCRSLGLQLMVVTPLTSLPLLEKDVEVIHWVTKGKPDTRKSVVVDVPIGRYGERKEALLAESEAEEAAAHD; encoded by the coding sequence ATGCCGAGTCTGTTTGAGGCGGTGGCCGGGCCGGCGGGCTACCGGCTCAAGCTGCTGGAGGTGTTCAACTGGGGCACGTTTCACGAGGGCGACGGCGGCCAGGATATCTGGCGGCTGGTGCCCGATGGGCAAAACACGTTGCTAACGGGCAGCAACGGCTCGGGCAAAACCACCCTCGTGGATGGCCTGCTGGCGCTGCTGGTAAACCACACGAAGCGGTTTTTCAACCAGTCGTCGGGGGCCGAAAGCCGGAGCGGGCGCAGCGAAGAATCGTACGTGGAGGGCCACTACGGCCGCACCCAGGACGAGGAAAAGCAGAACACCAAGCCCGAAAAGCTGCGGCCCCACCAGCGGCAGACCTACTCCATCCTGCTCGGCGTGTTCACCAATCCGCACAGCTTGCCCATCACGCTGGTGCAGGTGCGGTGGTTCGGCACGGGCGGGATGCAACGCAAGTTTTTGGTGGCCAAAGCCGAACTGAACATTGCCGACCACATTGCCTTTGGCACCAGCACGCCGTGGGTGAATGGGTTGAAGAAGCAGTTTGCGCCGGGCGCAGTGGAGGACTTTCCCACGTTTGCACCCTACGCGGCAGCGTTTCGGCGGCTGTTTGGCATGAAGGAAAAGGCCCTGACGCTTTTCAACCAGACAGTAGGCATGAAGGTAATCGGCAACCTGGACGATTTTATTCGGACCAATATGCTGGAGGAAAGCACCGCCGAAGTCGAATTCAGCAAGCTGATGGGCAACTACCAGACCCTGCTGCTGGCCCACCGGGCGCTGGAAAAAGCCAAAACCCAGCTCGCCCTGCTGCGGCCCGTACATGAGCGCAACCACGAATACGAGGACTTGCAACAGCGGCTGCGCCAGACGCAGGAAGACGAACGGCGGCTGGAACCGTGGTTTGCGCAGCAGCAAATTCGCCTCTGGACGGCCGAAACCGCCCGCCTCGACCGGGAGCTGGACCGCCTCGGCGGGCTGCTGGCCCAGCAGGAAGCCGACCTGGAAACCGCCGATGAGCAGCGCGTTCGGCTGGCCGGGCAGATTGACAACGACCAGATTGGCCGCGAAATAAAGGAGCTGGAGCGCCAGGTTCGCGAGCTGGAAAAGAGCAAAAGCACCAAAGAGCAGGCCCTGAACAGCTACAATCGCCTGGCCCGGCAATTGGAGCTGGTGGCCGACCCCGACGCAGGCCTATTCGAGGCCAACATTGCCCAGGCCGGGGCGGCCCGCCAGGCCACGCAGGCGCTTCAGCAGCAGCTCGGGGAGCAGAAATACGCCGCTCGCACGGCCCACGACGCGCAAAAAACTGCTTTTGAGTGGCTGGAAGCCGACGTGGCGCAGCTGCAAAAAAGCACGGGCAAGGTAACGGGCCGGGTAGCCGATATCCGGCAGGAAATCCTGGACGCGGTAGGGGCTAGTCCGGTCGATATTCCGTTCGTGGCCGAAATCATGCAGGTGAAGCCCGAGGAAAAATCCGTGTGGAACGAGGCGCTCGAAAAGCTGCTGCACAGCTTCGGGCGCGACCTGCTGGTGCCGGAGCATCTGTACGCGGCGGTGCGGGCGCACGTGCATCACGAGCGCGACCTGCGCGGCAAAGTCGTGTTTCACCGGGTGGAGGACAAAACGCCCCGGCCGATTTTCCCGGATGCGCGGACGGTGGTGGCTAAGCTCGATTTCAACCCCAAAAGCCCGTTTGCGGTCTGGGCAGAAAACGCCGTAGCGGCGCGGTTCGGCTACGTCTGCACCGAGGATTTCGCCACGTTCGAGCGGGCCGACAAGGCGGTGCTGCCGTCGGGCCTTATTCGCCATAAAAACCGGCACGAGCGCGACGACTCGGCCGCCCACCACCACATTCTGGGCTGGGACAACCGCGAATTATTGCGCGAATACCAGCGCCGGGGCCGCGAGTTGAGCGCGGCTATCAGCCAGGCGGAAAGCAATTTGCGGCGAATAGACCAAGAACTGGAACGCGCGGCGAAACGCGAAAAGGACCAGGATGCTTTCCTGCTTTTCAACCAGTTTCCGAAGCTGGACTGGCAGGCCGACGCGCACCACATTACGCAGCTGACGCGGCAAAAAGAGGAGTTGGAAAACAAAAATGCATCGCTTAAAACGCTGAAAGAACAGCTGGCCGCGCTCCGGCAAGCTATTGATAAACTGGGTAAAGACCGGGAGCGCACCCGCGACGAGTTCAAGGACACGGAGAAGAGCCTCCAGGCCCTGACGGCGGAGCAACGGCAGCAGCAGGACCTGGTCGCAACCTTCGACGCGGCTGACCTAGCCACGCCCGCCGCCAGCCTGGCCGCCCTGACGGAGCCCGTGCGGGAGGCGCTGACGTATGAGCAGTTTTTCGGGCAAAAGCAGCAGCTGGAACGCACGATAGCGCAACAGTTAGCCGACTTGCATCGGGACAAGGAAACGCAGGAAAAAGCCATTCGGGAGGCCATGCGGGGCTTTTTACTGCCGGGCGAGGAGGTGCTGAGCAAGTTCACGGACTGGCACAGCGACACCCGCGAGCTACGCAATGAAATGGACCAGCTGGCCGAATACCTGGACCGCTACGCGCAAATCCGCAACGAGCAGCTGGCGGAGCTGGAAACCCGCTTCCGCGACGAGTTCAACCGGGGCGTGACCAAGGCGCTGACCGACTACTGCCAGTCGCTGGAAACGCAACACGAGGCCATTTGCGACACGATAGACGAGATAAATCAGTCGCTGCGCGACATTGACTTCAACCTGAACCCGAATACCTATATCGAGCTGGTCCGCACCGACTCGCGCACGCCCAGCATCCGCACCTTCCGCGAAGAGCAGCTCAAAAGCTGGGTGCCGGACCTGACGCTGCTGGATTTTACCGCCGACCCCAAGGAGGCGCAGCTAGTGCATTTCGTGGCGCACATTCAGCCCTTCATTACTGAGCTGCAAGCCAGGGAAAACGAGAAGTGGCGGCAGCAGGTAACCGACGTGCGCAACTGGTCTACTTTCAAGGCCCGCGAGTATTACCGGGCCGATAAAACCCTGAAAAGCGTGTACGAAAGCTCGGGCAGCCTCTCGGGCGGCGAGGGTGCGCAGCTGGCCTACACGGTGCTGGGGGCGGCCATCGCGCACCAGTTCGGCATTGGGCGGCGCGCGGCGCAGGTGGCCCGCTCGTTTCGGTTTATCGTTATTGATGAGGCGTTTAGCAAGCTTGATGAGGATAAGTCGAAGTATTTGCTCAACCTCTGCCGCAGCCTGGGCTTGCAGCTAATGGTGGTGACGCCGCTTACCTCCCTACCCCTGCTGGAAAAAGATGTCGAAGTCATTCACTGGGTAACCAAGGGCAAGCCCGACACCCGCAAGTCGGTGGTCGTGGACGTGCCCATCGGGCGCTACGGGGAGCGCAAAGAAGCCTTGCTGGCCGAATCGGAAGCCGAAGAAGCCGCCGCCCATGATTAG
- a CDS encoding DUF4194 domain-containing protein — MPAPYASVIIKLLQSHALYDTDDRAHWQQLETHEAAVRAHFAQLGMVLDLNRADGYARLTQPEPADDDPTPPLRLLRRVPLSYEQALLGVVLREWLEEHESSAHAASPHLFATREQLRERVELFFRQQPNQKAFLNKLDAIIERLTEHGFLKMTHKGDLHPDQTRYEVKPLLKAKISLEKLSEFLEKLRNHAESV; from the coding sequence ATGCCCGCCCCCTACGCCTCCGTCATCATCAAGCTGCTGCAAAGCCACGCCCTTTACGATACCGACGACCGCGCGCACTGGCAGCAGCTGGAAACGCACGAGGCGGCCGTGCGGGCGCATTTTGCGCAGCTGGGAATGGTGCTCGACCTGAACCGGGCCGATGGCTACGCCCGCCTTACCCAGCCCGAACCGGCCGACGATGACCCTACCCCACCCCTGCGCCTGCTGCGCCGGGTGCCGCTCAGCTACGAGCAGGCGTTGCTGGGCGTGGTGCTGCGCGAATGGCTGGAGGAGCACGAAAGCAGCGCCCACGCCGCCAGCCCACACCTGTTTGCCACCCGCGAGCAGCTGCGCGAGCGGGTGGAGCTATTTTTCCGGCAGCAGCCCAACCAAAAAGCCTTTTTGAATAAGCTGGATGCTATTATTGAGCGGCTGACGGAGCACGGCTTCCTCAAAATGACGCACAAGGGCGACCTTCACCCCGACCAGACGCGCTACGAGGTGAAGCCGCTGCTGAAGGCTAAAATCAGCCTCGAAAAACTGAGTGAATTTTTAGAAAAACTGCGAAACCATGCCGAGTCTGTTTGA
- a CDS encoding DUF3375 family protein, with amino-acid sequence MSYPLYRGLFSADRAPAAVRVLRSHEAALVLCFLQENFKAGSYAPVRANDWLAGQLADFLETWDVRGDDDAGDLPTLGLSWAERAARLLRDWVRKGYLTLYTDEQGADQHTLTPELESVLDWVQSLLHKPTFVGTESRFLDILQKLRELVQNSADDWQARLAELEKQRSALDAQIRELKLTKTVRTYEDYEVAERYQTVSGVARGLLRDFREVEGNFRDITQRIYQQQAAAGHTKGGLLGLALDALDELRLTAQGRSFEAFYRHLNDPRQRAELDALVRQVFELLTDRGLETGDEFLRKIRPYLLGEGRKVNDSFYALARKLEKILSEKNLRDRRKSLALIHDIRALAFAVMDNPPTDPAFLELEGRADYLTTESTVALKERESAIVPRVLAVARPEEPELAALVSPRVVDKARLAANISALLRDQSQITLRQVVAAHALRHGVPELMAYGSIAANSPKHLINRQQKDIFDLGDGRWCEFPEVIFCR; translated from the coding sequence ATGTCCTACCCCCTCTACCGCGGCCTCTTCAGCGCCGACCGCGCCCCGGCGGCGGTGCGGGTACTGCGCAGCCACGAGGCGGCGCTGGTGCTGTGCTTTTTGCAGGAGAATTTTAAGGCGGGCAGCTACGCGCCGGTGCGGGCCAACGACTGGCTGGCCGGGCAGCTGGCCGACTTTCTGGAAACCTGGGACGTGCGCGGGGACGACGACGCAGGCGACCTGCCGACGCTGGGCCTGTCGTGGGCCGAGCGGGCGGCCCGGCTGCTGCGCGACTGGGTGCGCAAGGGCTACCTCACGCTTTACACTGATGAGCAAGGCGCTGACCAGCATACCCTTACGCCCGAGCTGGAAAGCGTGCTCGATTGGGTGCAGTCGCTGCTGCACAAGCCCACGTTCGTGGGCACCGAGTCGCGGTTTCTGGATATTTTGCAGAAGCTGCGCGAGCTGGTGCAAAACTCGGCCGACGACTGGCAGGCCCGGCTGGCCGAGCTGGAAAAGCAACGCAGCGCCCTCGACGCGCAGATTCGGGAGCTGAAGCTGACCAAAACCGTGCGCACCTACGAGGATTACGAAGTCGCGGAGCGCTACCAGACGGTGAGCGGCGTGGCGCGGGGCCTGCTACGCGATTTTCGGGAGGTAGAGGGCAATTTTCGGGACATTACTCAGCGCATCTACCAGCAGCAGGCGGCGGCTGGCCACACCAAGGGCGGCCTGCTAGGTCTGGCCCTCGATGCCCTCGACGAGCTGCGCCTCACGGCCCAGGGCCGCAGCTTCGAGGCGTTTTACCGGCACCTGAACGACCCCCGGCAGCGCGCCGAGCTGGATGCACTGGTGCGCCAGGTGTTTGAGCTACTGACCGACCGGGGCCTGGAAACCGGCGACGAGTTTCTGCGCAAAATCCGCCCGTACCTGCTCGGCGAGGGGCGCAAGGTGAACGACTCGTTTTATGCCCTGGCCCGCAAGCTGGAAAAGATACTTTCGGAAAAAAACCTGCGCGACCGGCGCAAGTCGCTGGCGCTCATCCACGACATTCGGGCGCTGGCCTTCGCCGTGATGGATAATCCACCCACCGACCCGGCTTTTCTGGAGCTGGAGGGCCGCGCCGATTACCTCACCACCGAAAGCACGGTGGCCCTCAAGGAGCGCGAAAGTGCCATTGTGCCCCGCGTGCTGGCCGTGGCCCGGCCCGAAGAGCCCGAGCTGGCAGCCCTGGTAAGCCCGCGCGTGGTGGACAAGGCCCGCCTCGCCGCCAACATCAGCGCCCTATTGCGCGACCAGAGCCAGATAACGCTGCGGCAGGTGGTGGCCGCCCACGCCCTGCGGCACGGCGTGCCCGAGCTGATGGCCTACGGCAGCATCGCGGCCAATTCGCCCAAACACCTCATCAACCGGCAGCAAAAGGATATTTTTGACCTCGGCGACGGGCGCTGGTGCGAATTTCCCGAGGTTATTTTTTGCCGCTAG
- a CDS encoding helicase-related protein codes for MQELLERLEKWCLLAEPFDAYLKILASLDHLPELPKRAGAYAPVFYQRGVIARALRQERAFGGALIVAATGLGKTIIGAEIAAHLQADKIISRTILIAPRGVQPEWAQQLDGRDVLYKFFTPQVIFLEKSEQVNHHIYNLDKELRQADRHTLLLIDEAHFYRNQLLVDESDKRTSRVYERLRPLLAAGARVVLLTATIYGTSLQNLNSLLRLLPPNDTSPDGIQPWKITSAAKFGSLPLVTVLGLPHVLKMARERGDVDEQDRTYIQFEHERRYLPAVLKLRTVPYQLPMQPDWERAVDTRCFDQQYKVRQSFFDDEALQTKQGLTDSVYNTTIGSWLSSPAAALISLRQNLSSRGADGSRGDSTANGRGKPRTKVFKQALILSADERRRQLVPILAAIQHLSIAEDAKYQELAHIVRYHCQQGGGKVVVFVNRLSTALYLQDALQQLFADVVRVGCTVEKSKNTPKLKSSAQRREVLVDFSPNSHDQPGPGKYDVLVCTDADGLGINLQDCATIVNYDPPGGADVLFQRVGRVLRLTTDPSREVYVYTLVPTIIAADANSSRAAHTIRQLFERITQRHEKSKGIMGSTVYTTAAQLDIPLAGDVAATDFVWQDDFLSEIGGLGAKSFLTHNATLERHRSRAIGLTDHLLSARVYSETRPRIVVLIRYREQKQLICYDIKNQLPDDKSDVEILDWLACGEAEPKAPAAAARVEHAANAAVQHWCRVNQANIEAVSKLTAVYLLPKRTRTTSAKQLLTSVQQDLRRTGK; via the coding sequence TTGCAGGAACTACTAGAGCGCCTGGAAAAGTGGTGCTTGCTGGCCGAGCCTTTTGACGCATATTTAAAAATACTGGCCTCGCTCGACCACCTACCCGAATTACCCAAAAGGGCAGGGGCCTACGCACCAGTATTTTACCAACGGGGCGTTATCGCCCGCGCCCTGCGGCAGGAGCGGGCGTTTGGCGGGGCTCTTATTGTAGCGGCTACCGGGCTCGGCAAAACAATTATCGGCGCTGAGATAGCCGCCCACCTACAAGCCGATAAAATCATTAGCCGTACTATTCTGATTGCGCCCCGCGGGGTACAACCAGAATGGGCACAGCAGCTGGATGGCCGCGATGTGCTGTACAAATTTTTTACGCCGCAGGTAATTTTCCTGGAAAAATCGGAGCAGGTTAATCACCATATTTATAATCTGGATAAAGAGCTGCGGCAAGCCGACCGCCATACGCTACTCCTAATTGATGAGGCCCATTTTTATCGCAACCAATTGCTGGTTGATGAGTCGGATAAGCGTACCAGCCGGGTGTACGAGCGCCTTCGGCCGCTGCTGGCGGCGGGGGCTCGGGTAGTTTTGCTTACCGCAACTATTTATGGCACCAGCCTCCAAAATCTCAATAGCTTGTTGCGGCTATTACCCCCTAACGATACCTCGCCCGATGGCATCCAGCCTTGGAAAATCACCAGCGCCGCCAAGTTTGGTAGCCTGCCCCTGGTTACGGTACTCGGCCTGCCCCACGTTCTGAAAATGGCCAGGGAACGCGGCGATGTGGACGAGCAGGACCGCACATATATCCAGTTCGAGCACGAGCGGCGCTATTTGCCGGCCGTACTCAAACTGCGCACGGTACCATACCAGCTACCTATGCAGCCGGATTGGGAACGCGCGGTGGATACGCGCTGCTTCGACCAGCAATACAAGGTCCGGCAATCCTTTTTTGACGATGAGGCCCTGCAAACCAAGCAGGGCCTAACCGACTCGGTTTATAATACCACCATTGGCAGTTGGCTTAGCTCGCCGGCCGCCGCGCTTATCTCGTTGCGGCAAAATCTATCGTCGCGCGGAGCCGATGGCAGCCGGGGCGACTCAACGGCGAACGGCCGGGGCAAACCGCGCACCAAGGTATTCAAGCAGGCGTTGATTCTGAGCGCCGATGAGCGTCGCCGGCAGCTAGTCCCTATCCTAGCAGCCATTCAGCACCTCTCTATTGCAGAAGATGCTAAATACCAAGAGCTTGCGCATATAGTGCGGTATCACTGCCAGCAAGGAGGGGGCAAGGTAGTGGTGTTTGTCAACCGACTTTCTACCGCTTTGTATTTGCAAGATGCTTTGCAGCAGTTGTTTGCAGACGTGGTGCGCGTTGGCTGCACCGTGGAAAAAAGCAAAAATACTCCCAAGCTGAAATCCAGCGCCCAGCGCCGGGAAGTGCTGGTAGACTTTTCGCCCAATTCGCACGACCAGCCAGGACCGGGCAAGTACGACGTGCTGGTATGCACTGACGCTGATGGCCTTGGCATCAACCTCCAAGACTGCGCTACCATCGTCAACTATGACCCGCCGGGTGGGGCCGACGTGCTTTTTCAGCGCGTAGGGCGGGTGTTGCGCCTGACGACTGACCCCAGCCGCGAGGTATACGTGTACACTCTGGTCCCTACTATCATAGCGGCCGATGCCAACTCAAGCCGCGCGGCACACACCATCCGCCAGTTGTTTGAACGCATTACCCAGCGGCACGAGAAATCCAAAGGTATCATGGGCTCAACGGTTTACACTACGGCCGCGCAGCTCGATATTCCGCTCGCGGGCGATGTGGCTGCCACCGACTTCGTATGGCAGGATGATTTTCTATCCGAAATTGGCGGGTTGGGAGCCAAGTCATTTCTCACGCACAATGCTACGCTGGAGCGGCATCGTAGCCGAGCCATCGGGCTAACCGACCACTTACTCAGCGCCCGCGTCTATAGTGAGACCCGCCCGCGCATCGTGGTGCTTATTCGGTACCGTGAGCAAAAGCAGTTGATTTGCTACGATATTAAGAACCAATTACCTGATGATAAGTCGGATGTAGAAATTCTTGACTGGCTTGCCTGCGGCGAGGCGGAGCCTAAAGCGCCAGCGGCCGCCGCCCGCGTCGAGCACGCGGCTAATGCGGCAGTTCAACATTGGTGCCGCGTGAATCAAGCTAATATAGAAGCGGTCAGCAAACTGACGGCTGTTTATTTGTTACCGAAACGCACTAGAACCACCAGCGCCAAGCAGCTTCTTACCAGCGTTCAACAAGATTTGCGTCGCACGGGCAAATAG